A single window of Toxoplasma gondii ME49 chromosome Ib, whole genome shotgun sequence DNA harbors:
- a CDS encoding hypothetical protein (encoded by transcript TGME49_321460) — MTNRSPPVCYRVTVKEFASLRSSLNHAKTSLNSSSIIFSYNCLGCSAHDEVRLFAGRIFDSVTERSQRVASHVSHQEQNSNHDQKAFANGANEEALRGNWVSNAESAQSQTDTSAGVAICTAAEDDNVTPSTATLSLSQSSLTATLACVNS, encoded by the exons ATGACAAATAGAAGCCCGCCTGTTTGTTACAGAGTTACGGTTAAGGAGTTCGCATCACTCAGAAGCTCACTAAATCACGCTAAAACGTCGCTGAACAGTTCTTCTATCATTTTCTCTTACAACTGCCTTGGTTGCTCAGCTCACGACGAAGTTCGTCTCTTTGCCGGGAGGATTTTCGACTCAGTAACAGAACGTAGCCAGCGCGTGGCCTCACACGTGTCACACCAAGAGCAAAACTCCAACCATG ACCAGAAAGCCTTTGCGAATGGGGCAAATGAGGAGGCCCTGCGTGGGAACTGGGTGTCAAATGCGGAGAGCGCCCAGAGCCAAACGGACACCTCGGCCGGAGTTGCCATTTGTACAGCTGCCGAAGACGACAATGTCACGCCATCTACTGCGACACTGTCTTTGTCGCAGAGTTCCCTCACAGCTACTTTGGCGTGTGTCAATAGTTAG
- the SRS12D gene encoding SAG-related sequence SRS12D (encoded by transcript TGME49_321470~Gene product name based on ToxoDB Community Expert Annotation.~Signal peptide predicted by SignalP 2.0 HMM (probability 0.962) with cleavage site probability 0.733 at residue 63~Predicted trans-membrane domain (TMHMM2.0):3-26:46-64): MSFAAVFSGLPFFSSTFAGCYPASTMAKVSRMHRRCGVRSKARKMMAVCFGVVVLLASGAVVAYEMGEGLLRRSLSSETALNSVAACNLGTENTIATPGTLTLSESSLSATVSCLGQGNTFVPADLKKVCDGQTIARGNQSDSTNCMVGSVAAGKTVSLQQLLGANHEIQWSTSQNTDTTQGGEVRTLKLTVSDLPRTDKSFVVGCQKNADTNKSCKVTVNVNARPSSADDKNVVSCAYGQASNEKAVEVEMSEENNTLTVDCGKDGSMQPTDYTTQYCAPDGGKLEECTEKYSDILDGFDSKWWTKTDDSTSATLTIPKTNFPTEEKLFLVGCTPKSTASHKDEKAPILPKSDVKASSCRVLVTVKAASSATSAFTPQVVAATTGVAALSALLAGSV; encoded by the coding sequence ATGTCCTTCGCAGCGGTCTTTAGTGGTTTGCCATTTTTTTCAAGCACGTTCGCAGGTTGTTATCCAGCCTCCACAATGGCGAAAGTAAGCAGAATGCATCGTCGATGCGGTGTCCGGTCAAAAGCCAGAAAGATGATGGCAGTTTGTTTCGGCGTAGTCGTGCTCCTTGCCAGTGGAGCAGTTGTTGCATACGAGATGGGGGAGGGCTTGCTTCGTCGGTCTTTAAGTTCGGAGACTGCCCTGAATTCAGTCGCAGCCTGCAATTTGGGTACGGAAAACACCATCGCAACTCCTGGAACGTTGACGTTGTCTGAAAGTTCCCTTAGCGCCACCGTGAGTTGTTTGGGGCAAGGCAACACATTTGTACCAGCAGATCTGAAGAAAGTCTGCGACGGACAGACGATCGCCAGGGGAAACCAGAGCGACTCCACAAACTGCATGGTTGGCTCAGTCGCAGCAGGTAAGACAGTTTCACTGCAACAGCTCCTCGGCGCAAATCACGAGATCCAATGGTCTACATCGCAAAATACCGACACAACACAAGGAGGAGAAGTGCGGACTCTCAAACTAACCGTGTCAGACCTTCCTCGAACTGACAAATCATTCGTCGTCGGATGCCAGAAGAATGCTGATACAAATAAGTCATGCAAAGTGACAGTTAACGTGAATGCCAGGCCATCATCTGCTGACGACAAAAATGTTGTCAGCTGCGCATACGGTCAGGCTAGCAACGAGAAGGCCGTGGAGGTCGAGATGTCAGAAGAAAATAACACTCTCACCGTTGACTGTGGTAAAGACGGATCGATGCAGCCTACAGACTACACAACTCAGTACTGTGCACCCGACGGTGGAAAACTGGAAGAATGCACAGAGAAGTACTCTGATATTCTGGACGGGTTCGACAGCAAATGGTGGACGAAAACAGACGACAGTACCTCCGCTACTCTGACTATCCCGAAGACAAACTTCCCCACTGAAGAAAAGCTTTTCCTCGTAGGGTGCACGCCAAAGTCCACAGCTTCCcacaaagacgaaaaagcgcCGATTCTGCCTAAATCAGATGTCAAAGCATCATCTTGCCGTGTGCTTGTCACTGTCAAGGCGGCGAGCTCTGCCACCTCTGCATTTACTCCGCAAGTAGTGGCAGCGACCACTGGAGTGGCTGCTCTATCAGCGCTCCTCGCTGGTTCTGTGTAG